AGGCGTTCCGCCGCCGGTTCCGCCACGAGGCCGCCTCGGCCGGCGGGCTCACGCACCCGCGCATCGTGCGCGTCTACGGTTGGGGCCAGGACGGGCTTCGGCAGTTCATCGCCATGGAGTACGTGGGCGGGGGGACGCTCCGCGAGCGCCTGCAGCGCGACGGCCCGCTCCCGGAAGCGGACGCGCTCGCGATCGCCGCCGAGGCGGCCGACGCGCTCGCCTACGCTCACCGCCGGCACGTCGTGCATCGCGACGTCAAGCCGCACAACATTCTGCTCACGGAGGACGGCCACGTAAAGGTGGCCGACTTCGGCATCGCGCTCTCGCTCGACACGACGTCGCTGACCCGCACCGGGACCGTGATGGGGTCGGCGCCGTATCTCTCGCCGGAGCAGGCACGGGGCGACGCCGCGAGCCCCGCGTCCGACCAGTATGCGTTGGGCGTCGTCCTCTACGAGATGCTCACCGGCCGCCCGCTGTTCTCCGGCGAAGCGCCGGTGGCGGTGGCGCTCAAACACCTGAACGAGGCGCCACCGAACGTCCGCGACGTGCGGCCCGACGTGTCGCCGCAGACGGCATCGGTCGTCGAGCGCTTGCTGGCCAAAACCCCGGCGGACCGCTATCCCGACGCCGCCGTGCTGGCGCAGGAATTGCATCGGCTGCTTGCGGCGCCGCCCGCGGCGGCGGAAGTCGCCGCGGGCGCGGCGGGCGGCGCGCGAGGATCCTCGGAGCGGATCGCGCTGCTGGACGCCGTCGCGGCGCCGGTCGACGTGACGACCCGGATAGACGCGCCGGCGGGTTGGGCCTCGGCGGACGGCGCCACCGTGGCGCTACCGACCGCCGGGGAAGTGGCGGGCACCTCCGCACTTCCCGCGGCTCCGACGCATCGTCCGGACGCTTCGTCCGATACCGCGCAGATGCGGCTGCCCGGACGGGCCCCTTCGAGAGTGGTCGCGGCACGGGCTGCCGTCGCGGCGATCTGCGTCGCGTTCGGCCTGACGATTCTGGCCGCGGCCTACCGCACCGCGTGGATCGCCGCGCATGTCTCCACCCCGAACCTGATCGGCCGGACCGTGGCCGACGCGGGTGGCACCGCGCAGAAGCTTCGGCTCGGCCTGCTCGTCGCGGCCAAGCGGCAGGATCCCACGGCGCCCTTCGGGGTCGTGCTGACGCAGGATCCGGCGCCCGGCACGGACGTGGCGAAGGGCACCGTTATCAGCCTGACCGTGAGCGAGGGATCGGGGCTCGTCCCCGACCTGCGCGGACAGACGATCCAACAGGCGGAGAGCATC
This window of the bacterium genome carries:
- the pknB gene encoding Stk1 family PASTA domain-containing Ser/Thr kinase, with protein sequence MTAPDVLDGRYELQQPLGSGGMAAVYRAWDRETRRPCAVKVLADVLAHDEAFRRRFRHEAASAGGLTHPRIVRVYGWGQDGLRQFIAMEYVGGGTLRERLQRDGPLPEADALAIAAEAADALAYAHRRHVVHRDVKPHNILLTEDGHVKVADFGIALSLDTTSLTRTGTVMGSAPYLSPEQARGDAASPASDQYALGVVLYEMLTGRPLFSGEAPVAVALKHLNEAPPNVRDVRPDVSPQTASVVERLLAKTPADRYPDAAVLAQELHRLLAAPPAAAEVAAGAAGGARGSSERIALLDAVAAPVDVTTRIDAPAGWASADGATVALPTAGEVAGTSALPAAPTHRPDASSDTAQMRLPGRAPSRVVAARAAVAAICVAFGLTILAAAYRTAWIAAHVSTPNLIGRTVADAGGTAQKLRLGLLVAAKRQDPTAPFGVVLTQDPAPGTDVAKGTVISLTVSEGSGLVPDLRGQTIQQAESILEHVGLRLGQVSYTFDDQVTSGRIIYQFQLPGAQLASNGGVDVLVSQGAPPFSLPFGPPGQNKGPKDPGDHEHGG